Proteins found in one Bremerella volcania genomic segment:
- a CDS encoding TPM domain-containing protein, which translates to MSNPPSRERSFMGKWLSNRLILIAVLLLGFASTASAIQIDIEKPGEREFVRDLAEMITPEDEEKIREVCDKLLTEKATPIIVITIDSMANHGGEGLRIETFATLLFDQWGIGHAQINGQEWNTGILLLVSKNDRKARIELGGGWGRREDALCQQIMDEQIIPRFKQGQFSEGIVAGVDSLDKMARKLELPAQPRPWWHYAVGAGFVGLAIFTAVSLYRSGSSGWAWAFWAVVFTVVGTILYHMATSRGSGGGGFSGGSFGGGSSGGGGATGSW; encoded by the coding sequence ATGAGTAACCCCCCGAGCCGAGAGCGAAGCTTCATGGGCAAATGGTTGAGTAACAGGCTGATCCTGATCGCGGTACTCCTACTTGGTTTCGCATCGACCGCTTCGGCCATTCAAATCGATATCGAGAAGCCGGGCGAGCGCGAGTTCGTGCGCGACCTGGCCGAGATGATCACGCCGGAAGACGAAGAGAAAATTCGGGAAGTGTGCGACAAGCTGCTGACCGAGAAAGCGACGCCGATCATCGTCATTACGATCGACTCGATGGCTAACCATGGGGGCGAAGGGTTGCGGATTGAAACGTTCGCAACGCTGCTGTTCGACCAGTGGGGCATCGGGCACGCGCAAATCAACGGCCAAGAGTGGAACACCGGCATCCTGCTGTTGGTCTCGAAGAACGATCGCAAGGCCCGCATCGAACTGGGGGGCGGCTGGGGACGCCGCGAAGACGCTCTGTGCCAACAGATCATGGACGAGCAAATCATTCCCCGCTTCAAGCAAGGACAGTTCTCGGAAGGGATCGTCGCCGGGGTTGACTCGCTCGACAAGATGGCCCGCAAGCTCGAGCTTCCCGCCCAACCGCGACCTTGGTGGCATTATGCGGTGGGAGCTGGCTTCGTCGGCTTGGCGATCTTCACCGCGGTTTCCCTCTATCGAAGCGGCTCCAGTGGCTGGGCCTGGGCCTTCTGGGCGGTCGTGTTCACCGTGGTGGGTACCATCCTCTATCACATGGCGACCAGCCGCGGCAGTGGTGGAGGCGGCTTCAGCGGCGGTTCGTTTGGCGGTGGGTCTTCCGGTGGCGGTGGCGCCACAGGGTCTTGGTAA